In the Candidatus Syntrophosphaera sp. genome, one interval contains:
- a CDS encoding histidinol-phosphatase HisJ family protein, whose product MKADYHIHTQYSCDSNLKAESLVDKAISLNYDLIAITEHLDLLPQELARFGLPSFAQYSRHIDALRASHASSPLRIVMGVEVGDFQRVKPQADTLLEQIKPELVLGAVHFLSDHSNVAVPLKKPLTPAQITDYYTQNLELVKTCDIHALAHLGVYKRYYTQVPDESHCEGLLKEIFQAMIERQIALEINFSALRKPYLHLLPESPQIELYRSLGGDLFTIGSDTHLLEHFDLGYGQLPAWLFSGEVRFPL is encoded by the coding sequence ATGAAAGCAGACTATCACATTCATACACAATATAGTTGCGATAGCAATCTTAAAGCAGAGTCTCTGGTCGATAAGGCTATCTCACTCAACTATGATCTGATAGCCATTACGGAACACCTCGACCTCTTGCCTCAGGAACTCGCCCGGTTCGGCCTGCCCTCTTTCGCCCAATACTCCCGCCATATCGATGCCCTGCGGGCCAGCCATGCCTCTTCCCCACTCCGGATCGTGATGGGGGTGGAGGTCGGCGATTTCCAGCGGGTCAAGCCCCAGGCCGACACGCTGTTGGAACAGATCAAACCGGAATTGGTGCTCGGAGCGGTCCATTTCCTGAGCGACCACAGCAACGTGGCCGTGCCCCTCAAAAAGCCCCTTACGCCAGCCCAGATCACGGATTATTACACCCAGAACCTCGAACTGGTCAAAACCTGCGATATCCACGCCCTGGCGCATCTGGGCGTCTACAAGCGCTATTACACCCAAGTGCCCGATGAGAGCCATTGCGAAGGCCTCCTGAAAGAGATCTTCCAGGCCATGATAGAGCGCCAAATCGCCCTCGAGATCAACTTTTCCGCCCTGCGCAAGCCCTACCTCCACCTTTTGCCTGAAAGCCCCCAGATCGAGCTCTATCGAAGCCTGGGAGGCGATCTCTTCACCATCGGAAGCGACACCCACCTGCTGGAACATTTCGACCTGGGTTACGGCCAACTCCCCGCCTGGCTTTTCTCCGGCGAGGTCCGCTTCCCCCTCTGA